A region of the Halalkalicoccus tibetensis genome:
CGCTTGTGTTTGCTCATCAGTCCGGTCGTCTTCGGTAGTGAGTTTCGTATGAGTCAGTTTCATTTTGACTTTTTGTATCTTCGGTCGGTCCAGGCGATTGCTGACTGCTACGAGTGTTCGGATCAAGAGCGCAGGGCGGATTCCCACACGATGGGAATGCGGTGTTTCCAGCTCTATTTAGATGCAGTGTAGAATGTCCTCTACGTTCTTTGCCCAAACAAAAATCAAGAAGAGATACTCAAGGAGGGCTTCTTATTATCTTTCAAAGCTACCAATCCACACCAATAGGAACGTCTAAATAAGTCATCTTCAGAAAGTTCAGTTATGGTTGAGGACTTGCAGGGAAAGCAAGTCCCGGCAAAAGCCGACCAAGTTGGGTGACTCTTCGATCGTCTTAGGTAGGACGACCGTCACAGTCGTTCTCGCAGTTCATGATCTGACGACTCTCATGAGTATAGAGTGAAAATCCATATATTATTATCAGCTATCAGATTCCTAAAAGGACTTTGTATCTCGGTGTTGTAGCTACTCACGATGGCTCCTTCAACGTCAGTGGAGGTCCAGAATATCGTCGCTTCAACAAAGATCGCTCAAGAGGTTGATCTCGATGCTCTCTGCCAAGATCTCGACAATGCACAACACAGCACAGGAGCAGTTACCTGTCTAACCTACCGATTACAAGAGCCAAAAATAGCAATCAACATTCATCAATCTGGAAAACTCATCATCACGGGTGCAAAATCAGTTCAAGACGTTTATACAGGGTTCTATTGCCTGTTTGATGAACTGCGAGAGCTACATATTGATCTATTGGATCCACCGCACATATCTATTGACAATGTAGTAACTAGTGCTGATCTTGGTCAGTCAGTCGACCTTGCTACGGTTGCTATTAAATTAGGAGTCGAGCAGATAGAGTATGAACCAGAGCAATTTCCAGCACTTATCTATTGGCTCGAAGAGCCAAATGCAGTTGTAATGCTATTTGCAAGTGGGAAGATGGTTATTACTGGCTGTACAACAAAAAATACGGCAATAAATGCATCGGAAATGGCATCATCTCAAATTCTTAACGATAATCCTTTGTGAAGATGCGTATTTTCTGCCAGCATGATTATGGCCAATTTCTTGCCCATATCTATAGTTGGAATAGAGAACAGATGCATGGCTTCGACGAAGGTTTTCAAGCGATCCTCTTGTGAGTATCGGCAGAGTCGGTCCGCATCTAACACGAAGACAACGACCGACGAACGCCATCAAAGCAGTCCAGCCCCATACCGTCGGTCCTATTAGTCCCCTCACTGCACGGAACAAGCTTACCACTGATTATCAACGAAGTCCGCGAGAGCCACTACGTACAACATCAAATACAAAGAATACAATCAAAATGGCCGACGCCACAAACGAGATGATCGACCGGGGGTTCGCATTGTCGAATACAACACCGTGGCGGTGCTCAAGTTTCGAGGCTACCCGTCGTCATATGTTCAATCTCCAATGATAGGAATTCGCTGCTGTGATATTCACTTGCGAGAGGTCGACGTTACGTCCGAGAGCACTCCTAAATAGAGTAGCACAAAACTACATCCCGGGAGCAGTCTGCAGGTGGCTCGTCGTCGATCCTCATTCCAGAAATTGATAACAGCGGGAGGTCAAGCGACGCGGATGAGGCCGCGAATCACTGTAGACGAAATCTCCGTTCACGACCGGACCGAGGTCCAATATAGCGTGTCGTATTCACGGCGTCTCCAGCGGTTTCTGCGGGACATCGATCCGTATATACGGTACTCGGAGGACGTCTCCGACGTTCCCGAAAGCATTCTCGCGGTTCCCCTTTTGGCAACGTTATCTCCCGTCGCCTGGATCAGAGGCGCCGATATTTATATCGATGAGATAGACGAGAGTTTCCGTCGGGCGCTTCCTAGACTCTACGATGGGTACGCGCAATTGTATCCAAATGCACCATTCGAAGCGAAAAGTTCCCTCCATTACAAGGACCTCGTCGATAACGGCTCACCTAACCCCGATTCGGAAGAGAGTCGTTCAGGAGTCCTCTTTACAGGTGGTGTCGACTCGACAACGACGTATCTTCGCCATCGCGACCAGCAGCCACACCTCATCACGGTCCGAAAGGAAACGGAAACTCGAGAGAACGCATGGAAGCAACAGCGGCGGATGATCGACGCTTTCGCGGCCGAAAATGAGCTCACAGCTCATGCGATCGAGACGAACATCAAATCGATAGTCAAGAAGTTCATGGTGAACCTCTATCATCGCCACCAGCTCAACGAGTCCTGGGATCGGGCGATGTTCTTCGGAATCGGATATCCCGGCTTTACCGCTCCTCTCGCCTACAAACATGGCCTTACAAACATCTACCAGTCAGCGGATTATCTCCCTCACAAGCGATATCCAAAATCGACACAGCCACTGTTGGTTGACAATCTCCGATGGGGGGAAACGAGAGTTAAATCGGATGCAGGCGAACTAACGCGTCAAAACAAAATCGAACTCCTCGGTACTCACTTCGCGGACAAAGAGACGAATTGGGAGGTCAGTAGCTGTGACTACGGCGGCGATGCGTCGTTATCATGCAATCACTGTGAGACCTGCTTTCATACGATCACAGGCTTCATCGTCGCGAACTATGATCCAGCGGCGTTCGGATTCGAGGTCGATACAGGAACGTTCGAAGAGATCAAATCCCACCTGAATGATCGAGAGTTCGATTCGGACAGCGGGAAACTGCGCTTCTGGCTCGAGCTCCAAGAGCGGGCCGACCCCTCACAGATCAATCTCCCCTACGAGGGAGTAACAGATTTCGTCGCCTGGCTCGCCGATGCAACGATCGCCGAAGAGTGGAGCCGACCGTTACCAGTGCCCAAACCGGAGTATGAGAGCAGTATGAAACGACGGCTCTGCATAGCACTCCCGTATCCTCTCGATGCATGGCTTATTCGGTGGTATTTCGACAAATCGGACAGACGATAACGGATACTGGGCATCAGTTGAACGGTAAAGTGAGGTCTCATACCGGTAACGAGGCGAGAGGCAATTCAAGAGCTCGAACCCTTGAATCGGGCCCGTGCTCGATGATCTCAACTCCCTCTGAGAGCACCAGCAACCCATTCAAGCAGTGATATTTGCCTTGTGCAACAGCAAGCGATCTATAGCAGCGGGTGTTGCACAAGGCAAGAAGAACACCATGCGTCTAAGACTACCTCCTGATTAGTTAGGTCAGAAAAATCGCGTCAATTAATCACACGATCTCTTCTAAAGTAGAACTCGTAGCCAGCTCGAAACGGAAGAGAACTCGAGCGAGGAATTTGCTACTCTATCTGAATATGGACTCTGCTCGGAGGACGTGATGGCAGTTCGAAGACTCACAATGACGGCAGTAAGACTCTGTAGTATCGATCTCCACAACGGCGCGGGTAAAGCGCCCTTTGACGACGACTGTCTCGACATCGTCTCGAGTCGTAATCTCAGCTGTAGCGAGTCGGCTACCGCTCTCGTCGAAATATGTCATACTCATAAGTGGTCAGCCCACAGTCGAATACTCGATTCACGAGTGCCGACAGGAGGTCTACAAGTGGTTATCGAGACGTACACGCTTACTCTGTCGGCTTCCAGCAAGATATACAGAACAAGTAGCATGACTTTCACAGACACCACTAAGCGGATAATTCACGCTCAACGAGTTATTCTCGTAGGTTGTCTGGGGTTTTGAAGACATAGGTGTGTACACTTGATACCAAGAGACACTACTATGTCAATCCGGATAGGCAACTACTAGAGTGAGAATGGCACCTCCACCCAAGGAGAAATACACCCTATCGTTGCAACGAGCCGAACAGTGGACGCTCCATCACGTATTGCTTCATCGGCTTGAGCAAGGTTTCTCCGATTCGACGAGCGCGCCTCCACTGACTGATGTATTTGAATCGATGTAGCGCTCGTGAATCAACCGTATAAACGAAACTGTAACTGCAGTAGAATCAACGTGTTTCACCCAGAACCGCTCTCTCATCAGTTATGAGCGTGTTTCGTCGGTAATCTCCGTATCCGAAACGAGGTCAATTCCCAAACAGTTATTGAGAGTAACTGTCTCAACCGAGAGGATGTCAGAGGCACAATCGACACCCGACAGAGAGGGGCGTACCGCGCACGATTTGACCGCATTCCAGCAAACGATCCTCACCGTCCTTGCTGAGGAAGCTCGGTACGGGCTTGCAGTTAAAGGTGAACTCGAGGAGTACTATGGCAACGAGGTCAACCACGGCCGGCTCTACCCGAACCTCGATGACCTTGTTGAACGCGACCTGATCGCGAAAAGCGAACTCGATAAGCGCACCAACGAGTACGAGCTCACTAACGAAGGCTATGAGCTACTGCTGGGCGAACTCAACTGGGAGGTTTCAAAGATTGTGACTGGCGAGGAGCGCGCAGACGATATCGGCCAGTTACTCGACGACGCTGCGTAGACAGCTGACTGCTGTATAACCAACTCTCATGAAGGCAGTCGCGGAGTTCAGTCGAACGAATAGNGATAGTGATGGTTGGATGCGGTCTCGCACCGTCTGCACTGCTGGCTATGGCCTCGCAACTCCCTTTCACTACACTGGCAGTCGATAATCACTTCAACTGTCGTGATTTCGCCACTACCCGTGTTGCTCCTACCATCTCTAAAAGAGACGGTGCGAGCAGCGATCTCATTTAAGTGCTTCTCGCGATAAGTAATGAAGTAAGCGGGATTCTGCGGATACTTTCTAATCCGGTAGTGGCACCACTCTGACCACCACGACGGTAGAACGCTTCCTACTCGTGGTCCTCGTAGCGTTCAACGACGTCAGCGAAGGCGACGGTGTCTGTGACACTTGTAATTTCGATCTCGACGCGTTCGTGAGGATCGGTATCGGGAACGATGACCACGTAGCCTCGCTCGACTCGTGCGATCCCGTCGCCCTGCTCGCCGATCGTCTCGATCTCAACAGTTCGATGGTCACCCTCAGCAACAGGCGGACTGGACTTGGCTGTCGCTTGGGCTGATTCTTCATTACCATCAGTATCCGAGTCAGGATGGGTCCGAGCCTGCGGAACCAGAGCGATGCGATACGACCGGTCCGGCTCGAGGTCTCCAAGTTCGACCTCGCGTTCGGGAATCTCGATCGTATAAGACCCATTACGGTGATTGATCTCACTACTAAACAGACACAGAAGGGTATCTGAGAGTTCCATATACAATGCTCAATTAATAAGACCGTCTTCAATAGGTATGAGAGTACTGGTAGCAGTTGCTATACCTGTGTTTTAACTAACAACGGATGCCAAATGAAGGAGTGTGAGCGGTGTGGGAAAGCGTTTTTAACGTATCAATTGTAGAATATGTGAGGAACCCTCGTTCATCACACCTCTTCAACTATTTCAGTATCAAACAGGGTGGCGGATTAGCGATTAGACAACATGATAATGATTTGACCAAATGTTTATATCTGATAGAAGAAAATAGATATAACGATCCTGGTATCTGTTACCGGGTGGCGCGACGGTTATGCTCGATCGGTACGAAGAGTGTAATCATTCGGCAGAAAAATAACATATGAGAGACATCAATGTCGATCCCATGACGGGACACTCGCACAGCAAGAAAGAACAACACGACGGACTAATTGACCGACGAGATTACCTGCGATATACAGGTGCGCTTGCGGGCTCCTCGATAGCTGCCGGAGCTGGTATAGAGACGGCTGCGGCTAACAGAGATGAGGAAACTGATGAGGGATCGATAACCCCGACAAACCTACGGGTCGAGTACGCTCGAGAGCCGAATAACGTGCTTCCAACAGTCGATAACTCCGATAGCACGCTTGAGGTGCCGCGGTTCTCTTGGGAAGTAGCCGGCCCGCGAGGTACCGTCCAGTCGGCGTACCGAATCTTGGTGGCAGAGAGCAGAGACACAGTTGAGAACGGCGATAGCGACGTTTGGGACAGCGGTGTTATAGATTCATCACAATCAATTCACGTTCCTTACGATGGCGAAGCGCTCGAGGCGGACACAACGTATTACTGGACCGTCCGGCTTTGGGACGGCGATGAGGCGAGCGATTGGTGTGATTCGACACAATTCGTGACGGCCCTGCCAGCAGGCGACGAATACTGGGAGGGCGAGTGGATCGGTCCCGATTATGGCGAGTGGGGACCGAACGATCGCATCGACTACGATTTCCTAGAAGAAGATGAGTACGACCATCGCCCCGAACCGCTGCTTCGCACTGGGTTTGACCTCAATGAGGATGTTGAGGAGGCCCGATTGCACGTTAGCGGTATCGGCTGTCATAAGCTCTACTGCAATGGCGAGCGTATCGGCAATCGCGTGCTCGAGCCCGCTCAAACTCAGTACGATGAGACTGTGCTCTACTCGACGTACGATGTCACGACATATCTGAATGGTGGCATGAACGCGATCGGAATCGCACTTGGCCGGCTCCGGTTCGGTGAAATGGTCGCAGATAATGACTGGGGTTGGGCGCTGACAGCTCCGTGGTGGAGTGACCCACAAGCGATCGTTCAGCTGAACATCAAATTCGCCGACGGAACGAGTACGTCACTTGTCAGTGGCGACGATTGGCTGTTAACCGACGGCCCAACTCGGTTCGACTCGCTGTTCTCGGGCGAAGTGTACGATGCTCGAGAAGAGAAACCAAGATGGACGGAGCCGGAGTACGACGATAGTGACTGGAACGTTCCAACGATTGTCGACGATCCAGGTGGTGACCGAATCCCCCAACACATCCAACCAATGCGAGTACGGGACACCCTTGACCCCGTTGAAATTACTGAGCCGGAAGATGGCGTTTACGTCGTCGATTTCGGACAGGTCATGACCGGTTGGGCTGAATTGACTGTCGAAGGCGATGAGGGAATCGGAGTCACGATGACTTACGGCGAAAAGCTCCACGACGACGGAACGGTGGATAATGATAATTCGCTCATTCACGCCCCCATGCAGCGGAATCACTACATCCTCAGAGGGGAGGGGACTGAACGATGGGAGCCGAGCTATAGCTACAACGGTTTTCGGTATGTACAACTCGAGGGGTATCCCGGCGAGCCGAGCTCTGGGTCCCTTGCGGCGAAATATGTCTATACTGCATTCGACGAAAGCGTTGAAAGCAGCTTCGAGTCCTCGAACGACCTGTTAAATCAGATTCACGAAAACACGTTATGGGCCTATCGAAACAATATGCAGGGTCTGCCGACGGATACCCCGAAACTGGAAAAAAACGGGTGGACGGGTGACGCCCAGCTGACCGCGGAAACGGGGATCTATAACTACGATATGGCCCGGTTCTGGACGAAGTGGATTCGGGACTTTGCTGACGCCCAACGCGAGGACGGCGAGACCTCGACGATTGTCCCGACACCGGGGTATAGCTTCCTCGATGAACCCGATCTAAGCCCCGACTGGGCACTGGGTCCCACGCCGGGTTGGGACGCTGCGTTCATCCTCATCCCCTGGTGGGTCTACCAGTACTACGGTGATAAGCGGATTCTCGAAACGCACTACGAGAGCTGGAAACAGTATATCGACTGGATCCAATTGTGGTCCGAAGGAGATATCGTTGACGACCTCCCTGAACGAATCTCGGATCAGGAGGACGTTATTCGGACCTTCGATGACAGCCACGTACTCCCGGTTGGACTCGGCGACTGGGGTGGTGCACCACTGACTGATACAGATGACGGATACGGCGGCGGGGGAGACGAGGTACCGATTACCTCGACGGCCTACTACTATCGCTTCACGCAGGTGCTCGCCGAAACCGCCTCGCTCATTGGCGAAGACGAGGAGGCCGCCGAATGGGAGGAACTTGCTAAGGAGATCCGTGAGGATTTCAACGACGAATTCCTCGACACAAACCTAGGTTACTACCGGACCGGTCAGCACGAGGCATACCTTCAGACGTCGAACCTTCTCCCGCTTGCCTTCGAGATGGTTCCTGATGAATACGAGAATATTGTCGTAGAGAGCCTTGTCGAAGATGTCATGGAAACTCACGACGGCCACCTCAATACTGCAACGCTCGGGACGAAGTATCTGCTCCCGGTTCTCACCGAGTATGGCTACCATGACGTCGCCTACACTGTCGCCACGCAGACCGACTATCCGAGCTGGGGACTATGGATTGAAAACGATCGGACATCGCTGCTTGAGTTCTGGGAACTGGACTCGCGGTCGTGGAACCACCACTTTCTGGGCGTCACCGACGAGTGGTTCTACAAGCATCTCGCAGGTATTCAAGTCGACGAGCCTGGCTTCAAGCACGTCCGGATCGCCCCCAAGCCAGTCGACGATCTTGAGTGGACCAGTGCAACGACCGAAACTATTAGAGGAGTCGTTGAGTCGAGCTGGGAACTTACCGAGACATCGGGCGCTGGCCGTGACAGGCAAGGAATTGAACTCGAAGTGACGATTCCCGGAAACGCGACAGCTACGGTTGAAATACCGACGTTCGGTGGTGAACAGGTCCGCGTCCGTGAGAGCGGAACGAACATCTGGAACAACGGCAATCGGACGAACCGAGATCATCCAGGGATCAAGGCAATTGATCGAACCGACGAGGCCGTTATTGCCGAGGTGACGTCAGGCAAGTACGTGTTCGCACTCGAGCAGATCGGAAACTGAACGTCGCGTCCTCTTTCTTCTTTAACTTGTCTCCTCAGGGTCCAGTGAACGCCAACTGCAATAATCCTCTCTCGAGGAATGATTCATTCATCACCTAGTCCAAGCTTTTCAATAGTCTCCTGTTCCTTCTGGATCATTTCAGTATCACCGAAT
Encoded here:
- a CDS encoding TATA-box-binding protein (TFIID; binds specifically to the TATA box and functions in transcription); this translates as MAPSTSVEVQNIVASTKIAQEVDLDALCQDLDNAQHSTGAVTCLTYRLQEPKIAINIHQSGKLIITGAKSVQDVYTGFYCLFDELRELHIDLLDPPHISIDNVVTSADLGQSVDLATVAIKLGVEQIEYEPEQFPALIYWLEEPNAVVMLFASGKMVITGCTTKNTAINASEMASSQILNDNPL
- a CDS encoding PadR family transcriptional regulator, yielding MSEAQSTPDREGRTAHDLTAFQQTILTVLAEEARYGLAVKGELEEYYGNEVNHGRLYPNLDDLVERDLIAKSELDKRTNEYELTNEGYELLLGELNWEVSKIVTGEERADDIGQLLDDAA
- a CDS encoding TRAM domain-containing protein, with translation MELSDTLLCLFSSEINHRNGSYTIEIPEREVELGDLEPDRSYRIALVPQARTHPDSDTDGNEESAQATAKSSPPVAEGDHRTVEIETIGEQGDGIARVERGYVVIVPDTDPHERVEIEITSVTDTVAFADVVERYEDHE
- a CDS encoding family 78 glycoside hydrolase catalytic domain, which produces MRDINVDPMTGHSHSKKEQHDGLIDRRDYLRYTGALAGSSIAAGAGIETAAANRDEETDEGSITPTNLRVEYAREPNNVLPTVDNSDSTLEVPRFSWEVAGPRGTVQSAYRILVAESRDTVENGDSDVWDSGVIDSSQSIHVPYDGEALEADTTYYWTVRLWDGDEASDWCDSTQFVTALPAGDEYWEGEWIGPDYGEWGPNDRIDYDFLEEDEYDHRPEPLLRTGFDLNEDVEEARLHVSGIGCHKLYCNGERIGNRVLEPAQTQYDETVLYSTYDVTTYLNGGMNAIGIALGRLRFGEMVADNDWGWALTAPWWSDPQAIVQLNIKFADGTSTSLVSGDDWLLTDGPTRFDSLFSGEVYDAREEKPRWTEPEYDDSDWNVPTIVDDPGGDRIPQHIQPMRVRDTLDPVEITEPEDGVYVVDFGQVMTGWAELTVEGDEGIGVTMTYGEKLHDDGTVDNDNSLIHAPMQRNHYILRGEGTERWEPSYSYNGFRYVQLEGYPGEPSSGSLAAKYVYTAFDESVESSFESSNDLLNQIHENTLWAYRNNMQGLPTDTPKLEKNGWTGDAQLTAETGIYNYDMARFWTKWIRDFADAQREDGETSTIVPTPGYSFLDEPDLSPDWALGPTPGWDAAFILIPWWVYQYYGDKRILETHYESWKQYIDWIQLWSEGDIVDDLPERISDQEDVIRTFDDSHVLPVGLGDWGGAPLTDTDDGYGGGGDEVPITSTAYYYRFTQVLAETASLIGEDEEAAEWEELAKEIREDFNDEFLDTNLGYYRTGQHEAYLQTSNLLPLAFEMVPDEYENIVVESLVEDVMETHDGHLNTATLGTKYLLPVLTEYGYHDVAYTVATQTDYPSWGLWIENDRTSLLEFWELDSRSWNHHFLGVTDEWFYKHLAGIQVDEPGFKHVRIAPKPVDDLEWTSATTETIRGVVESSWELTETSGAGRDRQGIELEVTIPGNATATVEIPTFGGEQVRVRESGTNIWNNGNRTNRDHPGIKAIDRTDEAVIAEVTSGKYVFALEQIGN